In Pagrus major chromosome 23, Pma_NU_1.0, the genomic window GGCTGAGGCTGAGGTTGGGGCGAGACAGGTACCTGTCTTTACGGGGGGTGTGACTGTCCCCGTCCTGCCCCACCAGGCTGCCGGGGCGTTTCCTATCCAGGCTGGGTTCAGGATCTGGGGTGGGCGGGTGGGAGGGCAAGGCAAACATGCCCGAAACATTGAAGTCCACATCTGGAGGGAAGACGGTTAGAGGcaaacagagaagagatggTTAAAGTTATGATGGTAAAAATGATTTTCTAATGAGTGTGGGATGATCAGTAGATTTATTGTTAGTCGTTTGTTAGCCATGCTAactgatatacacacacacctcagacTGAATAGtattacagtagtagtagtagttgtagtagtagagGTATTAATCCTCTGACTTgtcatctagcgccatcatcgGGTCAAAATATGAATTTGTACAAAacttttgttggtttgttattGCTAATTCTCAAATGTTAGAATGCTAACAGAAAAACTTCAGTGGTGATCATGGTTACCATTATACCACCTGCTAAAAATCAGCATGAACCTCCAAAACttgaagctttttttaaaaaaaacaaactttgcaaataaaacaaacagatgttttacCTTCAGGGAAGAACCAATCAGCGTGCTGGATAATGGGCTCAATGATGGCGACCACATGGACAGATGTAGCTGCTGCCATCTCTGCCAGCGTCCTGTACACgaccacacacagacagaatgaTTTATCAACCTCAGCTTCACTTTGTGCTCAGAAAGTTAACATCAATGAGGAAACAGATCAGAGTTATTACCCCTCAGTTTTAGCCCAGAGCAGGTTGGGCCCCAGGACGATGGCGATGTTGCTGGGAGTCATCTTATTGACCTCGCTGTCCTGAGCCAGTTTGGCCAGAAACTTCACCAGATACCTGCAACAGAGTCCACTTGCTTTAAAAACCTCAAAACTCTGGCAGCCATTTTTCATTACATGGTTTTTTAGCTAACTGATATGCTAAGCTAATGGTTCCCAAGCTTAGCCTTTGGATTGGCAGCAGGGCCAATgacataaaatgacataaaagcATTAATCAGAGAGAACAGaacagcactcagtagagcgcatacctccaccaaggcccaacagtcccctttaattctaTCAAGCCTAGTCCAATATAAAACTCAATGTCAACCCCGTATTtatctaaattttaaaccacccataacttCTTAACCATAATCTAAGCTCACCAGCTCTTGAATCTGCATCACATCATACTCACTCATAAATAcaagccacctaaatacacctttCAGCAATTATTCTACCATTTATTATGCCATACAAATGGTAGCTTTATAGTTCATTTTACTTGTGTTACTATTTATTTCACTTGTAATAATCAATGAATTGTTTAAGAAACCACTAATTAAGCAACTGcttgcagctgatgtttataaacctttacagttGCTTCATCTgtatcttttcattttcttgttttatttttgatctcttttaaatgcatttttaacattttcttagCATCTTATTTTAATGCATTGCTTtgtctctgtaaagcactttgagttgccttgcATCTGAACGGTGCTATAAATAAACCCTCCTCGCGTTGCCTCGCCTCAGACTTCTTGTGAGGTTATGACCGCATGCAGGTTGAGAAGCAACATTCTAAGTAGAAGTGAGCGCACAAGAGAGACGTCTAATTAGGCGCCTTGCGACTGACACCGAACTAGTAAGACAGGTTTCTATTGTACGACTCGTTAAACTCTGCTGTGTCAAAAGCAGAACAGAAATTAACTCTATACATTCAGCTCAGTGCTGATATGCtttcagaaacaacaacacagtgtactgcatcatcatcatcgctcAAGCTGAAGATGCTCTTACCTGAGGTTTGCCTTGTGACTCTTTGGCAAACCGTCACATGTCACCCACAACGCCTGAAGCCTCTTGTCGGGGTCGGACACactgaaaccacacacacacacaaaatatatcacCTTCATGCATAAGTACTAAAATATCTAAAGCAACCAGAGAGCACACACGGCTTCAGGTGCGTGTTTCCTGCTTATTAGCACAGAGCGAGTGTGTGTTACAGGACATTAAAAGAGTcacgtctgtctctgtgtgtgtgtcttctcaCTTGGAGGCCTGTAACCACTCGTCGTACATGCCAAAAGTCATTAGAGGTTCAGGAAGTTCCCTGAGGTAGGACTTCAGGGCTCCTGTGTGTGAAGAGACAAGCTATGAGAAAATGATCTGGACCAGATGGTTTTACTCTTTGTGGATTTGTAGAAGAGGTCGTACCGGCGACGGCGTGGGGATCAGAGTAGAACTCCTCGAGCTGCGAGGTGGAGCAGTCCAGCGCTGCTTTTAACTTCTTCAGCTTTGAAGCTCCGGCAGCTATTCTGAAGAGACCCTgcgaggaaaaaaagaggaaaatgactGGACAGCACTTTGTTTTGATAGGTACAGGTGACTGGTTTCAATCCTGAAATTAGAGAAGTGAGTACAGGTTGGTATAAGAAAAGGAGAAGTTTATAATGAGTCCGCTGAATGACCGAGAAAGTCGAGGGAGATGTGGCTCTTTCGGGATGAGTATCCGACAGAAATACAGCAGGACTTTTGTTTCCGTTaataaaaatatcttaaatagTCCTTCTTGGGGAGTCTAGAGATATAGTTAAATTTGTGTAATAGTGAGCGCGCTAATGGATAACAgatgcctgcacacacacacataacgcAGCCTCAAGGCTAACTGACCACAAGTTGGCTGCAGATGTTTCCAGACTGTACGAGCAGTCCACATGACCCACATCTCCTGCCAGCtctgacagagcagagcagagcagagcggcTAAGTTTTACGGGGACAAATTtatgtcaaaaaaacatttctggttaATTAAACGTTCAACTTTGCCCTACTTAACCAAACGTTCTCCTTTCTCTTCTGACATGACTCGTTCCATACCTCCTCTTTCATGCCGGTCTCCAGCAGCATCATGACGCAGGCCTCGATGGGCAGAGCGATCTCGCGGTTACTCCTCTTCAGGTGCTCCTCCAGAGCCGTGCCGAACGCCGGCTTCTCCATCCAGGAGTCTAGAAGAGAAGAGTATCTTCAGTGACGACATTTCTGTTCTGTGTCCATCTATAGTTCTTGGATAGTTGACGGTGAATAAGCAAGGGTTTATCTTCCCCTTAGTCAACTTCTTAGACTACGTGGAGGCTACATGGTTTTAGTTTAAGTTGGACTTGGATAAACCGATTATTTCGAACAAAAATGAACCACTCTGTGTAATCTCTCCTTTGCCGTCACACCTTTCTGTAGTCTCTatcatgcacacgcacacatgtaAAAAGCAGATTAGAAACCAAACTCTGTGGCCAAGAAACCGGCTTTCTCCAGAAGAAATCTAGCCAGAGCAATCCAGTTTGTTTAATCTCCAACACCAATTACAGAATTTCTTGTTAAAATATCAGGTTACTGCAGAAAGCTGATTGTAACCTGGTTGCTTAAGTGCATGACAACCTGGGATAGAAACTGATGTGATGACGTGATTTAAATCATGTTGTTTTCTTGGAAAATTTAACTGATTTTGCTCCgcttcatcaccatcacctgcagcaccaatttcaaaaacatgtgtgtctttctactgctgagacagcccagttttatgcatGGGCCATCGTTCCCGCAGTGAAGTACTTCTTTTAGAGTTTGAGGCCAAAATATGCAATTTCCATTCCAACTGCAGCGGCGATAAAGATACAAAACTGACTTATTCAATTGTTTGTGCttgattttgataaaaaaaaaaaaaaaaatgctgtgctTCCACTGAGCCGGCCATGTTTTGACTGATTTTACTTGCACTTCTGACCCAACAAGCCACGACAAGTCTGCATTTCTCAGCAGCGACTGTGGCTGCCATCTCCACAGCTACATTGGGTTTAAATGAGGAACTAAAAGCAGACATGCAAAGGTTGACTTTTGTGTATTGTTGGCAGATTCACTGAATGTCTGTCTTATCTTGTGCTGTTCACCTTGCTGTATTTGGATAGTCGGTATAGCTGCCTCCAGAGCTGCCAGAGACCTCCTGTGGTAGTCTGCCTGGGCCTCTAATAACtgatacaaaaacataaacacaggtCATTGTATATACTCAAGCAGGCATCACCAAACAATACGGTTATAGTGGAATGGACCATATTTGCatcacatttccattttctttcagGGTCATTAATGCTAAACTGAGGAGCACCCACCGTGACGTAATAGCGTGCATAGTCTCCCTCTTTGGAAGCAAAGTTGTACATGTCTGCAGAGAGCTGGTCCTGTGGagggaaaatatatatattccaTACATGGCAAAACAATATAGCAACCTTAAACCTTCTGCTTTACTTTACACAGAAACTTTTCATTAAGAGCAGATGAACTCCAGATGACAAAGCGATGACCTTTAATGACATGCTCCTAATAATGTGCGTAGCATGTTTGTACCTGATCCGCTCCCGTTACAGGGCCTCCTTTGTTCAGGCGGTTCATAAGATGTGATCCTAACCTGATGAAGAGGCCCTGGCTGGAATGTAGAAATCCAAAATAATATGTACCTTGCATATTTCTACTTTGTTGAGAGCCTCGTCCATCTCGTCTTTGAGGGAGTCGGCCTTAGCTGCCATGGCCTGGTTGTTGGACTTGGCTGCCTGGTAATACCTGCACACGGAAGAATTATTGAGACTTATGCATGTCTACAGTAAGCATGAGTGTatttgattaaagaaaaatcGTTTTCTTAATATGCAAGCTCTTTTTCATATCCATTGATGACAGAACTGACTGCTCTTTTACAACAATTCATTTGGGTAACATTAGCTCAATTATTAGCGCAAGACAAATACCTGACTAGATACatattgttgctgctgttcaagtgatggagagaacaactttttctcataatttaTGGGCTGTTAAATTCCTGCAAATATATGAATTGAtgtatacatatttattatacaatatatacactccagtcagtcagcagacatacagttgctactgctgtagcagcgttattttggatcacactaccttgctcggcatgacctgtcctactctgcctctgattggctacatcctgccctTTAAGCAATGCACATGTACAACTCTCACCAAAGCTtaaacagaggcgagatgtctcactctttagctaaaacagagcgttcaaaATGAAcgtgaaaagggatgctgcagagaaaaataatgtggtttttgaaaatgtaagtaTTACTGCTAGGACCCCAAATAAAACCTGAAAAGTAGCATAATATGAATCCCCCACACAGGCAAGAAGATcgacagagagcaggagaaagtgtgaaaaaaggGAAGTAGGCTTGTCATGTTGCAAGCACTGTACAGGTTtacaaaatcacaacagttCATGTGTGTCCACCACCCATTACTTTAATCTCAGagaatataaacattttttctccTAAATGTGTGAGTCTTTCTAGTAAATTTACCACTTTAATCTCAGATattatgagttttgttttgttttttttggaataTTACCCACCTCTCCAGCtccataattattttttttccaacaacaGACTCAATATGCCATTGCGAGGTTAACATTTAAAACTAACGTGgctaaataaattcaaactgtAAGCCGGTGTACCTTGTCTTGGCCGAGTCGTAGTCCAGAACCAACTTGGCaagttgttttctctgtttcagaaTGTTTGGAATCTCTATCTGTGAAAGAAACAGTGAAGCTCATGattaaatacatgtttacattcaacTCTGAGGataaaacaacaatgacaacattttgtCAATATATGAcacaaaaagatgcaaaattCCAGGTTGAATTTGACATCATgacactttaaaacacacacacagacacacagatacacagttTGTTTGGATCCTCTGCAGGCTCACTGAACGTTTTGGTGAAGTCATTTGCTTAAAGCTACAAATATGCAAATGTACAGCTTAAATAGAGACACATGCAGGTGTGAAGTGATCACTACAGTGTAaatagagctgctgctgtgttttttgttgttgttttttgtttgtttttttacctctgCCAGCTGGTTGAGAGGATCCATGATGTCTCTCTCAATCTGGACTTCATGCTGCATCAGTTCGGTCGCCAGCCTGCTCTCTGCCTCCCCACACACGTCCATCATCTTGCTGCTCACACAAGGAAACAGGGATGTATACAAAAATGACTGTTATCACTTCCTTTAGTATTTTTTGCTAATTAGGATCAATGCAGGCACTCATAAATGCTTCTCAAACTTGTCTTGCCCGCAACAAAAATCTTGTATTTAAAGTTTCACAACTCACCCAATCAGACTCTCGTCTCCCAGCTGACCGCCACCCTCCTGCATGGCCTGGGACAGCGTTGTCAAGGGCAACTTTTTCTGCAGCAAGTCAAGTTAAAAGTGTGAAGGCAGGCATGTAAAAGACACATAAAAAGTAAGACAAAGCAACATATAACATGATTCCTTGtcagttttgtcagttttattGTGCACGTCTGTGGCTGAGGTGGGTCTCTGTCTGTGCAGTGATAGTGGAAGCTGGCAGCAGGCCAGTGCTGAATATTTCTCTCCTGAGTCTCTCACATATCAGCATGTTACATAAGAGGAGACGCTATGAGTCCATAGCACAAGATAGCAGGTCCTTGCTAACAGTGACAACATCGTCTCTGTGATCCACCCTTGTTAAATGTCTGTATGAGCTTAAGGGGCTGCAGGTTTTTTCACAGAGATCCTGACTTTGCAGCATGTCGagattaaaaagataaaatcatGACTCAGCTGAGTGCTTCTTACATGTCTCTTCTCCGTGTCTGTGCCCAGCTGACCCTGCAGACAGGTCACCAGCCTCTTGTGCGTGTTGTGCAACACCAGGCGCACCAGCTCCATCCGCCTCTCGATCTGCACATAAGACACAAAGTGttagaaacacagacacagatgaaCCAAATCAGAACTACTGTGAGCAGAGTTCACACATTTCCTGTCGAATAGAAGCAACAGAGGTGAAAGCAACAGATCAAAACATAGAGGCTGCACCAGCGTACATCCATCTCTAAACTTTCCATCCCGCTCTTGTTACAGAAAGATGATGGAGGATGTCGGTGCTGTTTGTGTAGCTCTGTTCTGTTACAACAGGCAGcgctgacagacagatggaaagaCTCACGGCTGATAAGCAACACGGGCAGATGGATTGTGGTCTTTACCGAGAACAGGGAAAGCTTTCTTTGTCCCAACATATGAAGACTGCACGCAGAGATATGATGAAGGACAACAGATGAAACATCACAACTGCAGACCTGAGGTGGCCGGATCTACTGGTTATACTTCATGAgcagttatttcacatttctcaGGTCATGACATACGTTTATTCAGAATGATtttctctgtagttttgggtgaaccttAATTAcgtgctggtgcacctaaatgaaaaagtgagaaaacataGACAATcccaaaaaatactcaagttgaaaagagaaaaatcgCAGAATAAAGGGAGAGACACCCAAAACAACACTTTAATTAAGTGATTTATttccaaaacacaaactaaattGCAAAAAGACGTGGGCGACAGTAAAGTCAGCGCTGTAAGTGAGTGGATGTTTGGGAAATATGGTGTGCAAAACGCATGGAGAGAATCTCCCTGAGAGGACGAGAGAAGAGCAAGCATCCAGCTCTGTGATCTCAGATTGTCCTTGAACGCACCACCAATGAGAGCGTTTATAGCTTGTGCTCACAAAATTCACGACCATGTGACAAACGACAACTGATGCTGGTGGCTGAACAGGAGGTTTAAAGGTCTGATAACTAGTAAGCAGGGTCTTTAAAGGCAGTGAAGCaaattaaaaggtgcaatatgtaagaactggccacctgtcaaagtCATACTTCAAACAAataccagagtaactgctaactgctgctaattgtagctgctgttaagtagttagctcagctagccaggcagctagcggtccagatTGGGAGCTCAACCAGGGCGTTTTGGAGGCTACGGCTAgctgctcttgttttttttttatttttgaatgctttcaactaaaatttctacattttctcCCTTTAAACTTGCAGTTCAATATCTTTTACTAGGAATATTGTCTTCAGTAATTCATACAACAGTGAGGTTTTGTATGAGGtgaaacatttacaacaaaccaaacaaactgtCTGTGATTTAAGTATcaacttcctcttcctgtttcggTGTAAACATCCCGCTGCGTCACGATTCGCCCCTCATTTGCTGTCTGATCCCCATCTCGCTCTCAGTCGTCTTCCTTTACTTTCATCCTCACTCATTcgctgtctccctctcttttcctcctccctctcccttcgctctctcctcctctctttcctgcaGCTGTATGCTCCATGCCAGACCACAGCTGGACTTGGCTTCCTCGCCTGGATCCAATTGATTCGCTCGCCATTCAGCTGATCCCCGGCTCTGATTAATGCATGGCAGTCTAGCTCTATCTGGTGACTCCTCGATTGGATCCAGACCTCCAAGAAATCGTCGCCAAGGATGAAAAAACGGGGGGACGAGTGACTGCAGTGACGGGATAAGGATTATCTCTGCTGATGGAAAAGTGTTTTCCATGAGTGTTAATCAAAAGTGCAAAATATCATGTCTCTGATCCTGAATTACAGTCTGTTTTGCTTAAAGTTTTGCTCTTCTTCTCTATGTAGCTTATCTGCTTCTTTTGACCTACACTGTAGATGCTGTCATGACATATTGGCAAAGTTTCAGTAATTAAAAATACTCTTTAACCTCAATTTAATAAACTCAATAACTCATTAAAAAAGAATGTCAAAAGATCTTAACCTTCAATTAGCCAGTCCCATATCTCATGCAGCAGACATCACTGTGCTCACAAGAAGAGATCTGgcctggggggggggggaactcAATTATGGAAACAgactctctctcatacacagaAAACACCCTGACAAACTGAAGTCATAGAGTTTGAAAAGAGGGggtaaaaaaacacaggaaaactCCCTGATCATAGTAACAGACAAGCACACACTTCACTCTACGATCCCTTCCGCCTGCCTCTCCAGTTATGGAGCTGTCCAAAGGTTTACAAGCCACTCActgccatcttttttttttttttccagacgGCAGTGAAAACAGAGCGAGCTGAC contains:
- the arhgap17b gene encoding rho GTPase-activating protein 17b isoform X1 yields the protein MKKQFNRMKQLANQTVGRAEKTEVLSDDLLQIERRMELVRLVLHNTHKRLVTCLQGQLGTDTEKRHKKLPLTTLSQAMQEGGGQLGDESLIGKMMDVCGEAESRLATELMQHEVQIERDIMDPLNQLAEIEIPNILKQRKQLAKLVLDYDSAKTRYYQAAKSNNQAMAAKADSLKDEMDEALNKVEICKDQLSADMYNFASKEGDYARYYVTLLEAQADYHRRSLAALEAAIPTIQIQQDSWMEKPAFGTALEEHLKRSNREIALPIEACVMMLLETGMKEEGLFRIAAGASKLKKLKAALDCSTSQLEEFYSDPHAVAGALKSYLRELPEPLMTFGMYDEWLQASNVSDPDKRLQALWVTCDGLPKSHKANLRYLVKFLAKLAQDSEVNKMTPSNIAIVLGPNLLWAKTEGTLAEMAAATSVHVVAIIEPIIQHADWFFPEDVDFNVSGMFALPSHPPTPDPEPSLDRKRPGSLVGQDGDSHTPRKDSTVNKQPEPAPRRASAVNRKHPTSPTFQPPLPPLEAGVPAQPEPQPQVPSPATEAEQPLLSGGGGVGGGLGGGVQVATVKPQVVTQLSAEESSPARELMSTPPPQRNGSLHLTVGTPHSQGGSRGPSPHMVRRGTKKQAPAPPKQASPFASQPGNTHPPITPRRNPSKDSLIHAPSHPPPQPPQAHQAQGESEHSPPSSPTPPDTPPHDGSHSSTLSSHHYGSLPRPSRPAPRPRPRPSMPPPPQPAANDDGNGICSSASKIITDGGLVLKGIGRALIPEVVEVQQGESSAGQEPTAAAATTSSTPPLDPQIQTESTIL
- the arhgap17b gene encoding rho GTPase-activating protein 17b isoform X3, coding for MKKQFNRMKQLANQTVGRAEKTEVLSDDLLQIERRMELVRLVLHNTHKRLVTCLQGQLGTDTEKRHKKLPLTTLSQAMQEGGGQLGDESLIGKMMDVCGEAESRLATELMQHEVQIERDIMDPLNQLAEIEIPNILKQRKQLAKLVLDYDSAKTRYYQAAKSNNQAMAAKADSLKDEMDEALNKVEICKDQLSADMYNFASKEGDYARYYVTLLEAQADYHRRSLAALEAAIPTIQIQQDSWMEKPAFGTALEEHLKRSNREIALPIEACVMMLLETGMKEEGLFRIAAGASKLKKLKAALDCSTSQLEEFYSDPHAVAGALKSYLRELPEPLMTFGMYDEWLQASNVSDPDKRLQALWVTCDGLPKSHKANLRYLVKFLAKLAQDSEVNKMTPSNIAIVLGPNLLWAKTEGTLAEMAAATSVHVVAIIEPIIQHADWFFPEDVDFNVSGMFALPSHPPTPDPEPSLDRKRPGSLVGQDGDSHTPRKDSPARELMSTPPPQRNGSLHLTVGTPHSQGGSRGPSPHMVRRGTKKQAPAPPKQASPFASQPGNTHPPITPRRNPSKDSLIHAPSHPPPQPPQAHQAQGESEHSPPSSPTPPDTPPHDGSHSSTLSSHHYGSLPRPSRPAPRPRPRPSMPPPPQPAANDDGNGICSSASKIITDV
- the arhgap17b gene encoding rho GTPase-activating protein 17b isoform X2 yields the protein MKKQFNRMKQLANQTVGRAEKTEVLSDDLLQIERRMELVRLVLHNTHKRLVTCLQGQLGTDTEKRHKKLPLTTLSQAMQEGGGQLGDESLIGKMMDVCGEAESRLATELMQHEVQIERDIMDPLNQLAEIEIPNILKQRKQLAKLVLDYDSAKTRYYQAAKSNNQAMAAKADSLKDEMDEALNKVEICKDQLSADMYNFASKEGDYARYYVTLLEAQADYHRRSLAALEAAIPTIQIQQDSWMEKPAFGTALEEHLKRSNREIALPIEACVMMLLETGMKEEGLFRIAAGASKLKKLKAALDCSTSQLEEFYSDPHAVAGALKSYLRELPEPLMTFGMYDEWLQASNVSDPDKRLQALWVTCDGLPKSHKANLRYLVKFLAKLAQDSEVNKMTPSNIAIVLGPNLLWAKTEGTLAEMAAATSVHVVAIIEPIIQHADWFFPEDVDFNVSGMFALPSHPPTPDPEPSLDRKRPGSLVGQDGDSHTPRKDSPARELMSTPPPQRNGSLHLTVGTPHSQGGSRGPSPHMVRRGTKKQAPAPPKQASPFASQPGNTHPPITPRRNPSKDSLIHAPSHPPPQPPQAHQAQGESEHSPPSSPTPPDTPPHDGSHSSTLSSHHYGSLPRPSRPAPRPRPRPSMPPPPQPAANDDGNGICSSASKIITDGGLVLKGIGRALIPEVVEVQQGESSAGQEPTAAAATTSSTPPLDPQIQTESTIL